From the Pomacea canaliculata isolate SZHN2017 linkage group LG4, ASM307304v1, whole genome shotgun sequence genome, one window contains:
- the LOC112562266 gene encoding uncharacterized protein LOC112562266: MGSGPSKDKAPASRSPVHGGAKAPVANVSSAPQAAESANRSTGESGQPVDFSQKKVKSRGKSPTERNERGGTSRGDEWFSSERERPSRRSEAEEEVDDVLDEVLRIPVDSSGARKPAATFQLQHDREPEESLPETYAQRRQREQYTLDQQLLLREKTIYRNPLHWRGEKEVEDVHTGGFDASKFRMANQGQSGVQRDTPSSNNDDFLTSHSLETTHTCDDLDVIPKSDNLLSKLPVYDQSEMDILASLEREFL, translated from the exons ATGGGGTCGGGGCCCAGCAAAGACAAGGCTCCGGCAAGCCGCTCTCCGGTCCATGGAGGTGCGAAAGCTCCTGTTGCTAATGTAAGCAGTGCTCCGCAGGCTGCGGAAAGTGCTAACAGGTCGACGGGAGAGTCGGGGCAGCCTGTAGACTTTTCTCAAAAGAAGGTAAAGTCGAGAGGGAAGTCGCCGACGGAGAGGAATGAGCGTGGAGGCACATCACGCGGCGATGAATGGTTTTCGTCGGAGAGAGAGCGACCGTCGCGCAGAAGTGAAGCAGAGGAGGAAGTGGATGACGTTTTAGATGAAGTGCTGAGAATTCCTGTGGACAGTTCTGGGGCACGGAAGCCTGCAGCAACTTTTCAACTACAGCACGACAGGGAGCCAGAAGAAAGCTTACCGGAGACATACGCACAACGCAGACAGAGAGAGCAGTACACCCTCGACCAACAGCTCTTGTTGAGGGAAAAGACTATTTACAGAAACCCGCTTCACTGGCGGGGGGAAAAAGAAGTTGAG gatgTACATACAGGAGGATTTGATGCATCTAAATTTCGAATGGCCAATCAAGGACAG TCAGGAGTGCAGAGAGACACCCCTTCAAGTAACAATGATG ACTTCCTAACATCACACTCCTTGGAaactacacacacatgtgatGACTTGGATGTCATACCAAAGTCAGACAACTT GTTAAGCAAGCTACCTGTCTACGATCAGTCTGAAATGGATATTCTGGCCTCTCTTGAAAGAGAATTTCTGTGA
- the LOC112562267 gene encoding chromatin accessibility complex protein 1-like: MASMADKTLSLLPLSRVKTIMKSSPDVSSISQEALFTTGKATELFIQALARFSLEQSKDTSNLQYCDLAEVVNSEVTLQFLQDIIPRKIKAKEYLKLLKKEEEEEA, translated from the exons ATGGCAAGCATGGCTGACAAAACACTGAGTTTGTTACCTTTGTCTAGGGTAAAGACAATTATGAAAAGTTCTCCTGATGTTTCAAGTATCAGCCAAGAAGCATTGTTTACAACTGGAAAAGCTAcg GAGCTCTTCATTCAGGCATTGGCCCGATTTTCTTTGGAACAAAGCAAGGACACTTCAAATCTACAGTACTGTGACCTAGCAGAGGTTGTCAATTCAGAAGTAACCTTACAGTTTTTACAAG ATATCATTCCAAGGAAGATCAAAGCAAAGGAATATTTGAAACTTCttaaaaaagaagaggaggaagaagccTGA
- the LOC112563345 gene encoding carbohydrate sulfotransferase 5-like isoform X1, whose protein sequence is MSLVTQSTDTLQLDAVSALTTWLIGKSLQHVAYPRALKISLLIYLRLFKTFLNVHRRAVGNRETAKEGSKVEDPAGWLCVQRMSRLHRRLWARTHSVVTTLLCAALAVALYVIWYKSSVMNTWMFKGIYSTWETRQEDVSVYTRLNTLEKILEEAKSWGREEMGEVASLLGAQQKTTKPRKVIIMSYPRSGSSLLGDIISHSHGVFYLFEPLLRLAENMSKPTRLRNRQYLFQRDDYQQAATFLLQALLNCSFSSVERQLPLQHLLLMSSTRSFAMCLKRARHTRSSTESCLRNAKAACETSDLLLLKVIRFSSTGLRTLLQQNPDLALLVLVRDLRASVWSHMRVFRYPTNDDVIPFASALCQRVQRDALEARTLWRDFPHRVHFLRYEELAERPQPLTRAIYSFLGLPFTRRVAKRVRQQTAAFRLINDSSADNGDFALDDVEKDEKDEAPLADWSQLEEPFSSDRLDSQVTASRWRELISKHVLRDVQASCGEVLQLLGYRHFSYLENVRLLNVSHKGDFKLLHGGDWDSADLAKMI, encoded by the exons ATGTCACTGGTGACGCAAAGCACTGACACATTGCAGCTCGATGCAGTTTCTGCTCTCACAACATGGCTGATTGGTAAATCACTCCAACACGTTGCCTACCCACGGGCCTTGAAGATTTCTTTGTTAATTTATCTAAggttatttaaaacatttctcaacGTACATCGGCGAGCGGTTGGCAATCGAGAAACAGCAAAAGAAG GCAGTAAGGTGGAGGATCCTGCAGGCTGGCTGTGTGTACAGAGGATGTCTAGATTGCACCGCAGGCTGTGGGCTCGCACACACTCTGTAGTCACGACACTTCTGTGTGCTGCCCTTGCTGTGGCCCTCTATG TCATTTGGTATAAGTCAAGCGTCATGAACACCTGGATGTTCAAAGGCATATACTCCACGTGGGAAACCCGCCAGGAGGATGTCTCTGTATATACAc GACTGAACACCCTGGAGAAGATCTTGGAGGAGGCTAAAAgctggggaagggaggagatgGGCGAGGTCGCATCCTTGCTGGGCGCTCAGCAGAAAACTACGAAACCACGAAAGGTCATCATCATGTCGTATCCACGAAGTGGTTCCAGCCTTCTGGGCGACATCATTAGCCACAGCCACGGCGTCTTCTATTTGTTCGAACCTCTACTGCGTCTGGCAGAGAACATGAGCAAGCCAACACGCTTGAG AAACAGGCAGTACTTGTTCCAGAGAGACGACTACCAGCAGGCGGCAACGTTCCTTCTGCAGGCCCTCCTCAACTGCTCCTTCTCCTCCGTCGAGCGACAACTGCCGTTGCAGCATCTGCTCCTCATGTCCAGCACTCGGTCTTTTGCAAT GTGTCTGAAGCGGGCCAGGCACACACGGAGTAGCACAGAGTCCTGTCTGCGCAATGCGAAGGCCGCGTGCGAGACCTCTGACCTGCTGCTGCTAAAGGTCATCCGCTTCTCGTCCACGGGACTGCGCACGCTGCTGCAGCAGAACCCGGATCTGGCGTTGCTGGTGCTGGTGCGCGACCTGCGGGCCAGCGTGTGGTCACACATGCGTGTCTTCCGGTATCCCACCAACGACGACGTCATCCCCTTCGCCAGCGCTCTCTGCCAGCGGGTCCAGCGTGACGCACTCGAGGCTCGAACTCTGTGGCGCGACTTCCCGCACCGCGTCCACTTCCTGCGCTACGAGGAGCTTGCGGAGCGACCCCAACCTCTGACTCGCGCCATCTACTCCTTCCTGGGGCTACCCTTCACGCGACGGGTGGCTAAGCGGGTGCGGCAGCAAACCGCCGCATTCCGGTTGATTAACGATAGCAGCGCAGACAACGGAGACTTCGCACTCGATGACGTCGAGAAGGACGAGAAGGACGAGGCACCTTTAGCCGACTGGTCCCAGCTGGAGGAACCGTTCTCCTCTGACCGTCTGGACTCCCAAGTCACGGCCAGCAGGTGGCGCGAGCTGATCTCCAAGCACGTCCTGCGTGACGTACAGGCCAGCTGCGGCGAGGTGCTGCAGCTGCTGGGATATCGACACTTCTCGTATCTCGAGAACGTCCGACTTTTGAACGTGTCGCACAAAGGCGACTTCAAGCTGCTGCACGGTGGAGACTGGGACTCGGCTGATCTGGCGAAAATGATCTGA
- the LOC112563313 gene encoding placenta-specific gene 8 protein-like, whose translation MDSNKVTAMPVASYAYSSNDSQSAFGPPSYDSYNSYNTFASPYGHVPVVTPPAPVHHTMVVVNQVAPQTLVPGRRTWGSGLYGCCEDVGVCLCATFLTYCAAAKLAQDLGENCCVPFCVPGWLVVLRTKFRTQMNIEGSVCNDCLVTSCCGMCAMCQLMREVNMARQSGQLP comes from the exons ATGGACAGCAACAAAGTTACAGCTATG CCTGTGGCAAGTTACGCCTACAGCAGCAACGATAGCCAGAGTGCCTTTGGTCCCCCCAGCTACGACAGCTACAACAGTTACAACACGTTCGCCTCCCCTTACGGCCACGTGCCTGTGGTGACGCCACCAGCGCCCGTGCACCACACCATGGTGGTGGTGAATCAAGTCGCTCCCCAGACACTGGTGCCAGGCAGGAGAACGTGGGGCTCCGGACTCTACGGCTGCTGCGAGGACGTCGGCGTCT GTTTGTGCGCAACCTTCCTGACGTACTGCGCGGCCGCGAAGCTGGCTCAGGACCTGGGCGAGAACTGCTGTGTTCCCTTCTGCGTCCCCGGGTGGCTCGTTGTTCTCAGGACCAAATTCAGGACTCAAATGAACATCGAG gggTCGGTGTGTAACGACTGCCTAGTGACGAGCTGTTGCGGCATGTGCGCGATGTGTCAGCTGATGAGGGAGGTCAACATGGCGCGCCAATCGGGTCAACTACCCTGA
- the LOC112563193 gene encoding uncharacterized protein LOC112563193 has translation MKTFVVFATLLCLSAAQQTNLQDLLERIRERLNQGNAATTTTITPSGQVIDTIHNWRLEDHQTSNSHILLFISDTPDTRKCYVIEVSRTWTNLLHTEDNVYRISEEIYALVNDPNHREHLLRTNELIQEYRDFTGAQECQGHLTYEIRYTPSFLSAP, from the exons ATGAAgacctttgttgtttttgctacTCTCCTCTGTCTGTCGGCA GCacaacagacaaatttgcaggATCTGCTGGAAAGAATTCGCGAACGCCTGAATCAAGGAAACGctgcaaccaccaccaccatcacccccaGCGGACAAGTCATCGACACCATCCACAACTGGAGACTGGAGGATCATCAGACATCC AATTCTCACATTCTGCTGTTCATCAGCGACACCCCCGACACCCGCAAGTGCTACGTCATCGAGGTGTCCAGGACGTGGACCAACCTCCTGCACACCGAAGACAACGTCTACAGAATCAGC GAGGAGATCTATGCGCTCGTGAACGACCCCAACCACCGTGAGCATCTGCTTCGTACTAACGAGTTGATTCAAGAGTACAGGGACTTCACAGGGGCTCAGGAATGCCAGGGCCACCTCACCTACGAGATTCGCTACACGCCATCTTTCCTGTCAGCTCCCTAG
- the LOC112563345 gene encoding carbohydrate sulfotransferase 5-like isoform X2, translating into MSRLHRRLWARTHSVVTTLLCAALAVALYVIWYKSSVMNTWMFKGIYSTWETRQEDVSVYTRLNTLEKILEEAKSWGREEMGEVASLLGAQQKTTKPRKVIIMSYPRSGSSLLGDIISHSHGVFYLFEPLLRLAENMSKPTRLRNRQYLFQRDDYQQAATFLLQALLNCSFSSVERQLPLQHLLLMSSTRSFAMCLKRARHTRSSTESCLRNAKAACETSDLLLLKVIRFSSTGLRTLLQQNPDLALLVLVRDLRASVWSHMRVFRYPTNDDVIPFASALCQRVQRDALEARTLWRDFPHRVHFLRYEELAERPQPLTRAIYSFLGLPFTRRVAKRVRQQTAAFRLINDSSADNGDFALDDVEKDEKDEAPLADWSQLEEPFSSDRLDSQVTASRWRELISKHVLRDVQASCGEVLQLLGYRHFSYLENVRLLNVSHKGDFKLLHGGDWDSADLAKMI; encoded by the exons ATGTCTAGATTGCACCGCAGGCTGTGGGCTCGCACACACTCTGTAGTCACGACACTTCTGTGTGCTGCCCTTGCTGTGGCCCTCTATG TCATTTGGTATAAGTCAAGCGTCATGAACACCTGGATGTTCAAAGGCATATACTCCACGTGGGAAACCCGCCAGGAGGATGTCTCTGTATATACAc GACTGAACACCCTGGAGAAGATCTTGGAGGAGGCTAAAAgctggggaagggaggagatgGGCGAGGTCGCATCCTTGCTGGGCGCTCAGCAGAAAACTACGAAACCACGAAAGGTCATCATCATGTCGTATCCACGAAGTGGTTCCAGCCTTCTGGGCGACATCATTAGCCACAGCCACGGCGTCTTCTATTTGTTCGAACCTCTACTGCGTCTGGCAGAGAACATGAGCAAGCCAACACGCTTGAG AAACAGGCAGTACTTGTTCCAGAGAGACGACTACCAGCAGGCGGCAACGTTCCTTCTGCAGGCCCTCCTCAACTGCTCCTTCTCCTCCGTCGAGCGACAACTGCCGTTGCAGCATCTGCTCCTCATGTCCAGCACTCGGTCTTTTGCAAT GTGTCTGAAGCGGGCCAGGCACACACGGAGTAGCACAGAGTCCTGTCTGCGCAATGCGAAGGCCGCGTGCGAGACCTCTGACCTGCTGCTGCTAAAGGTCATCCGCTTCTCGTCCACGGGACTGCGCACGCTGCTGCAGCAGAACCCGGATCTGGCGTTGCTGGTGCTGGTGCGCGACCTGCGGGCCAGCGTGTGGTCACACATGCGTGTCTTCCGGTATCCCACCAACGACGACGTCATCCCCTTCGCCAGCGCTCTCTGCCAGCGGGTCCAGCGTGACGCACTCGAGGCTCGAACTCTGTGGCGCGACTTCCCGCACCGCGTCCACTTCCTGCGCTACGAGGAGCTTGCGGAGCGACCCCAACCTCTGACTCGCGCCATCTACTCCTTCCTGGGGCTACCCTTCACGCGACGGGTGGCTAAGCGGGTGCGGCAGCAAACCGCCGCATTCCGGTTGATTAACGATAGCAGCGCAGACAACGGAGACTTCGCACTCGATGACGTCGAGAAGGACGAGAAGGACGAGGCACCTTTAGCCGACTGGTCCCAGCTGGAGGAACCGTTCTCCTCTGACCGTCTGGACTCCCAAGTCACGGCCAGCAGGTGGCGCGAGCTGATCTCCAAGCACGTCCTGCGTGACGTACAGGCCAGCTGCGGCGAGGTGCTGCAGCTGCTGGGATATCGACACTTCTCGTATCTCGAGAACGTCCGACTTTTGAACGTGTCGCACAAAGGCGACTTCAAGCTGCTGCACGGTGGAGACTGGGACTCGGCTGATCTGGCGAAAATGATCTGA
- the LOC112563317 gene encoding uncharacterized protein LOC112563317, with the protein MLDAGAVLTKRSSGWVALMGNKSFGLWLLLVLTWTCALTTSGALSVSAPDQHGRRGSPVGLLDHDDPDVYFSKGFNSDPDLTLVADMRGSEDVEVTDGTRMEGDDDITASKRWRSTSGRDNEHQDWVSIFRSALLDVSKRRHPVLSINTALVTLADMLRRSEFNRQRQRHIEHLLKTGR; encoded by the exons ATGCTTGACGCAGGCGCAGTTCTGACGAAACGGTCCTCAGGCTGGGTGGCACTCATGGGGAACAAAAG CTTTGGTCTGTGGCTGCTCCTGGTCTTGACCTGGACCTGCGCTTTGACTACCAGTGGCGCCCTCAGTGTCTCAGCCCCAGATCAGCATGGGAGGAGAGGGTCACCCGTGGGTCTCCTTGACCACGATGACCCAGACGTCTATTTCTCGAAGGGATTCAACTCCGACCCGGACTTGACGCTAGTGGCGGACATGAGAGGGTCGGAGGACGTGGAGGTCACCGACGGCACGCGCATGGAGGGCGATGACGACATAACCGCCAGCAAGAGATGGCGCTCAACGTCAGGAAGAGACAACGAACACCAAGACTGGGTGTCGATCTTCCGTAGCGCTCTTCTAGATGTAAGTAAAAGAAGACACCCAGTCTTGTCCATCAACACTGCGCTGGTCACCCTCGCCGACATGCTCAGACGCTCCGAGTTCAACCGTCAGCGACAACGTCACATCGAGCATCTTCTCAAGACTGGCCGTTGA